CCGGCGGGGCCGAAGCGGGGTCCGGTCTGGGGGGCGAGTTCGTCGGCGGCGGGGTCGGCTTCGAAGCTGCTGTCCGCGGGGGATACCGGCGGCGGGGGGTCGGCGAAGCCGGCTGCGGGGCCCCAGTAGAGGTGGCGGGGGCTGCCGTCGGCGCCGATCCGCAGGGCGTAGCGGCTGTTGGGGGTGGCGAGGACGGCGAGCCCGCTGGCGGGGTCGAAGGACGCCGAGGAGCGCGTGACAGACACGGTGGATTCCCGGGATGGTGCGGAGAAGAGGCCTCAGACGGCGCGCCGCCCGGGCGGCGGCCGTGCAGGCGTGCATGCCGCGCGGGCGGGTGGGTCTGTGGAGTGGAGGTGCGTCGAGCGTGCGGTGGACGAATCGGCGCAAGTGACCTGAGAGTAGGCTTAGAGCTTTCTGAACGCAATACTGGACGGGGTTGTTTATTTACAGGTAGGTTTCAGCCGTGTTCCCGAACCACGGGCAGCCGCTGGTCACCGCGCCTGCCGAAACCGCCATCCTCTCCCTGCTCCTGGCCGAGGGCCCGCTGAGCAGGGTGGAGTTGGCCCGCCGTACCGGGCTGTCGTCCACCGCCATCACCAAGGCGGCACGGCCGCTGATCGACGACGGTTACCTCCACGAACTCCCCCCGGAGCGCACCGCGCCGGGGGCCGGCCGCCCGGTCAACCCGCTGGCGGTCACGGTGGAACGCGAGTTCTTCATCGGCGTCAAGATCAGCGCCGACGCCCTGTACGCCGTGGCCTGCGACCTGCGGGCCGGCCTGCGGGCCACCGCCGGACGTTCCCTCGGACCGGACCGCAGCCCGGCGGCCGTCTGCGCCCTGATCTGCGAGTTCGTCGAGCTCCTGCTCGACGCCGAACCCGCCTTCCGGGAACGCACCCGCCACCTCGGGATCGCGGTCTCCGGCGACGTGGACCGCGCCGCCGGGGAGGTCCGCTACTCCGTGCTCCCGGGCTGGCAGGACGTCCCGCTCGCCGCCATGGTGGCGGAACGCACCGGTCTCAACGTCATCGTCGAGAACGACGTCAAGGCGCTCACCACCACCGAGCACTGGTTCGGCGAGGGCATCGGCACCGAGTACTTCGCGCTGGTCACCATCGGCGCGGGCATCGGCTCCGGGCTGGTCGTCGACGGCCGGCTGATCACCGGCGCCTACGGCGTCGCCGGCGAGATGGGGCACATCAGCATCGACCCGGCAGGACCGCGCTGCCACTGCGGCCAGACCGGCTGCGTGGAGGCCTTCGCCTCCAGCGACGCGATCCTCGCCGCCGTCCGCGAGGGTACCGGCCGACCGGACCTCGACTTCGACGGTGCCGTTCTGCTGGCCCGCGGCGGCGACCCCGCGGCCCGGGAGGCGTTCGCCCGTGCCGGACGGGCGATCGGTACCGGCATCGCGACCCTGGTCAACCTGTTCGGCCCGGAGCGGGTCGTCGTCACCGGTGAGGGGCTCGACACCTACGACCTGCTCGGCACGCACATCAAGGACGCCTATGCGGCCCACGCCTTCAAGGCCGCGGCGAACTGCCCGCTGACCCTGCGTCCGCTCCCCTGGGAGGAGTGGGCCAGAGGAGCCGCCGTCCTGGGCATCCAGGCGCTCTTCCCCTAGAGCGCGGCACCGTCCCGCACCACCCGGCCCGCTCGCGCGGCGGAGCCGACACACCGGCACACCCGTCCCACCGTTCCACAGCACATCCGGCCGGTGTCCGCCCTTGCCTGGCAGCAATTGACGGCGGACACCGACCGGACCGCTACACCCACATCCCACCCGTGAGGAATGCGACATGAGCGCACACAGAGCAGAGCTTAGCCGACGTGGTTTCCTCGGCGGCTCGCTTCTTTTCGTCGCCGGAGCCGTGGTCGGCTGCAGCACCAGCCCGGGCGGCGGCGGTGACGGCAAGGCCGCGCAGACCACCCTGAACGTCTGGTCCCACGCGTACGGTGAGGCCGGTACCCAGCAGGCGCTGACCCGTTACGCCACCGAGTTCACCAAGGCGAACCCGGAGATCGCGGTCAAGGTGACGTGGGTGCCGGGTGACTACGGCAGCAAGCTGAACGCGAGTCTGCTGACCGACGGCGCCCCGGACGTCTTCGAGGTCGGCGACTTCAGCCAGGCCCTGGCCCGGCGCGGCCAGCTCGCGGCGTTGGACGACGTGTACGGCGCGGCGAAGGCGGACTTCAGCCCGGGGAACCTCGACTACGTGACGGTCGACGGCAAGCTGTACGGCGTCAAGATGATCGACGACGTGATGATGCTCTACTACCGCAAGAGCGCCCTCGCGAAGGCCGGCATCACCCCGCCGACCACATTCGACGCGCTCGCCGACGCCGCCAAGGCGCTCACGTCGAAGAACGCCAAGGGCCTGTTCCTGGGCAACGACGGCATCGGTGACAGCCCCGCCCTGGCGTTGCTCTCCAACGGCGGTGCCCTGGTTGCGGACGGGAAGGTCGCCTACGGCTCCCCGCAGGCCGTCGAGGCGGTCACCGCGCTCAAGCGCCTCACCGATGACCAGTCG
The window above is part of the Kitasatospora sp. HUAS MG31 genome. Proteins encoded here:
- a CDS encoding ABC transporter substrate-binding protein; the encoded protein is MSAHRAELSRRGFLGGSLLFVAGAVVGCSTSPGGGGDGKAAQTTLNVWSHAYGEAGTQQALTRYATEFTKANPEIAVKVTWVPGDYGSKLNASLLTDGAPDVFEVGDFSQALARRGQLAALDDVYGAAKADFSPGNLDYVTVDGKLYGVKMIDDVMMLYYRKSALAKAGITPPTTFDALADAAKALTSKNAKGLFLGNDGIGDSPALALLSNGGALVADGKVAYGSPQAVEAVTALKRLTDDQSLLLGFTTDWWDPSALVQGVVPMQWCGLWAMPAIKTALGDDFGVLPWPAFKPGGSPVVRVGGWTSCVNAKGKNVDAAKKFVKWLWIDQADLQKDWSESYGFHVPPRRTVAVAADKLSQGTAKETVELAAKHGKSNPNTWDSEISTPFAAAAKKILTGQGDAAQLLADAAKQAQTALDKQRP
- a CDS encoding ROK family transcriptional regulator yields the protein MFPNHGQPLVTAPAETAILSLLLAEGPLSRVELARRTGLSSTAITKAARPLIDDGYLHELPPERTAPGAGRPVNPLAVTVEREFFIGVKISADALYAVACDLRAGLRATAGRSLGPDRSPAAVCALICEFVELLLDAEPAFRERTRHLGIAVSGDVDRAAGEVRYSVLPGWQDVPLAAMVAERTGLNVIVENDVKALTTTEHWFGEGIGTEYFALVTIGAGIGSGLVVDGRLITGAYGVAGEMGHISIDPAGPRCHCGQTGCVEAFASSDAILAAVREGTGRPDLDFDGAVLLARGGDPAAREAFARAGRAIGTGIATLVNLFGPERVVVTGEGLDTYDLLGTHIKDAYAAHAFKAAANCPLTLRPLPWEEWARGAAVLGIQALFP